The Quercus lobata isolate SW786 chromosome 9, ValleyOak3.0 Primary Assembly, whole genome shotgun sequence region AGCCAACAACAGTTACTTCTTTGACAATTTGTTATGTTATAGAATAGGGCCATAAAATTTAAGGTAATGTGGATCTCTACATATTAGGCATTGCAATAACAAAAATGACTTAACACGAAGGAGATCATTAATATTTCTTTGGATCGATAAGTTACAAATGCACCCAATAGTTCTTATATCCATGACTTCACCTCCAAACTATTCTTACACGGGGAGAAGGAGGTAGCATTTGAGCTTTAGCTCATTAGAAAGAGGAGAACATTAATATTATCAAACAACAAACTTGCAGCAAGTCATTTGAACTTTGCCAACCTCCACCCCCCCGCCCCACTCCttccctcttttctctcctcttaaaaaaataataaattaataaggcAAAAAGATAAACAATCTCCCCGTGGTTTCACTGTAACATTTAGGGTACATTTAGTACACTAAATGGCGTATACAAATACTCTATACCATTTATTGTGTATCACTCTATATTTCATcaatcacaacttgtcatgtATTGATTATACTTTTCTtacaaaataactaaaatttaaaatgggaaaaaaaaaattcagtaaaTGACAAATTATGATTGGTGGAACATAAAGTGGTACACAAAAAGTAGTACAGAAGATTTGTATTCCTAAATGGCAATCACGTTAGGAATCGTAATCCGCATTACTAAAAAAAAGATgatgtaatggaataactaatcCTATTAATACTTTTGGTTATGAAATAGGAATAAAAccacaaatatgtatttttggaaacataataattttataattattatgtaAATAGAGATACTttgtatttttggaaatataataatttctaaagTTATTACATGTATTAAAGAGTAGCTATTACATCAATTTTAGAAAGGAATAGATATTCCTCACTTAAAGGAATATCTATTTATAAGGAATAAATAACTATTACTTGTAATAAAAATGCAACCAAATAATTGAATAGCCATTCCATTAAAGCATATCAAGTGTGCCCTTAATGTTTTATGTACGAAATCTTAATTGCCTAACATTTAACCCCTGGAGTTTTTTTAGTGTAACACTTACACAACCCCTATGTGGTATtgttttatgtgaaaatatAGCTTTAAATATGGACATGTGTCATCATATGAAAAACGAAAAACTCAGTTTATTTTAATAGATGTTTACTGATTTACATATAACATAAAACAATACCACAACAGATTAAGGAAGGGaagtggaggggagtagagtagagtaaaggTGGCtaaaaataggctaattttgtgtcaattccACTCTATTCTACTCTACTTCCcctccctccccctcaatccaatCAGACCATAAGTGATACATTACAACTATTGCGGTTTCATGTTTTGGAGAAACTACAtgggtttttttattaattttcctaATAAAGAAATAATCAATCGCTAGCTTATATGGAAGAGGAAGCCAAGAAActtgtagctcaactaattGGCACTCCTAATGTTTCCAAATAAGACATCCAAAGTTCAAATATCCTCTCCACCGTTGTAACAACTATCAAAATCGATTTAGAGGAAAATCCCTAATTTTAGTCACATGACATTTTTAATAAGTCATGTTACTTATTCAAATAATAAACGTGGATAATAACGTAATGGGTTGGAAGAGATTCGTCCAAACGAATTTATAGGTGCTCTGTCATCTAAAAATCATCCACGTAATGGGGTTGGAAGAGATTCCTCCAAACGGGTTTATAGGTTAAAACTTTGTCATCTAAAGAATGCAGAGCTAAATAATGTATCATAGTCATAGCATAGTATAAACAGCTTTGGAAAACTTACTCAGAGATTCCTTCGTACACAGATCCAAAGGAGCCCCGTCCCAGAAGTTCACCCTTTTGCCAATACGCAATAGAACGCCTAAATCTCCCATTGGGAGAAATACTAGACGTAGGGTCCGTGGTAGTGCTAGACGAATCGTCATCATTCGTAGTAAACGAACAAGACGACTCCGATAGCAACTCTCTCTTCACCGtagccgccgccgccgccgcctcaacttctttttcttctcctcctttgtcctcttcctcctcctcctcctcctcctctttcACTTCTTCATCTGATGAAGAACTTAACAATCCGCCATGAACCATTACCGGACCACCATCGCCCGCAAAGTCCTTCAACAGGTCCCAAGTCGAGCAAGCCATATCGATAGCCGGAAGTCTCATCCCCGGCGGTGGCTTTAGCACCGGCGGCCGAGTTCCTTTAattccaccaccaccacaaccgcCGGTCACACAACAGCCACTTGACTCGGCTGGATCAGACCGAGTCAACTCAGTTTCATCCACTATTCTAACAGCATCAACAATTCTCTCACAAATCAATTCAGCTATAGCTTCAGCTTCGGACTCGGTCCTCACCGCCGTGTCTTTCACTTCCTCTATTTTCGGACTATCCAACCCTTGCAACCTAGACCTGGGAAGAAGATCCGAAGACGATCGGATCTTCCGTGCTTCCCACGCCGCCGCGGGTATCGCAAAGTCTTCGGGTCCCGATAGCCCTAACCTCTTGCATATCACATCGAACTCGCCGTCGATTCCTTCGATTCGGAAGCTCGTGCGGTCCGATAAATCCAAAGATCGCGTgtggagagaagaagaaaacaaagaagactCTTCCAGAGAGGAAGAGGACGATGCGGCGTCGTACTCAATGTGCTTCACAGCATTGCGGCGCTCTAGCTTCGGTTTCCTCGAGTTCTTTCTCCGATCCATGCCTTTGCTTTGCTTGCTACTATGACCAAAAAATCGAGGTAGGTGATGCATCGCGAGCCAAACCCATCGAAAGTTCACCACTAGGGTTTTTGGTGGAAAGTGCGAGAAACTTCTCTCTTGAGtatcctctttctctctctcttccaagaaaatttttaaactgaatcaaaaaagaaaaagtaagaagTAATTTATGTACCGAgaaaatttggagagaaaaatggtAGAAAAAGTTTATGGTATTGAGGAATGgaggagaggaaaaaagaagaggcTGACCAAAGAGACGCGAAATGGTTGAagaattaagagagagagactggTAAACGCCGTcgaaagagagagggaaaacGCGGTGCCACATGGACGCATTGTGTATGTCTAGGATCACTGAATTgggataaataattttattaaagaaaaatactaaactgtattttttctttttctttttctttttaaagagttttaatCAAGAAAATAGCTATTTATCTTTGTATGTtgatcggtttttggtgtagatcGAGATTGAATAATAGTAAACTCTAATTAATTGCACTTGTTGAGTTACACACTACCAAATACAGTCCacttgaaaacaatattttactGGTATCAAATAATTCTAGTTAACTTAACTGacaaaatcttttatttcttaaacTGATGTTTTGATATAATAGTTAATAATAGTCATCCTAAGcctatttttaaaatagtaataagTAAGTAGTGTATCCCGTATACCtggcaaatttttattaatttttatttaaatttattattaatattatttttttatttatcattaatcATTTGTTGATATCAATATTTGTGTGATTTAGACTTTTTCACAGTAAAAATATCGCAAGTATACAAAAATGTGTAACTGTCACggctctcttttatttttcttttgtttgcgGGTTCGTTGGAGGTTCcttttataaaaagaagaagattcgACTTTAAAATTCACGCCCAACGCCCACGGAACGCAGGCTGTTcttcaaaataagattttttttttttttttttttttttcaattttgtggtttGCTGATATTTTTGTAGGataacattttcttaaaaaaagaaaaaagaaaaaaaaaattggctggTTGGTAGAACGAGGTCTGAAACTGTGGTCAAACGCAACCGCCAACatgataaaaatttaaaatacagtTCCCACGTGAAAATACAGCTCATTTTGGAGCATAGTgttctgcattttttttattattattttttcctgtTATCTATGATAAGAGTattcaaaaagttaattatgattttataaaatattaaaaatatttcaaatttacttagattttattttttgagaaataaacacacacacaagggaaagggaaaggaaaagaagttctaacacaaaagcaCATCACAACTTCACTCAAAAACCATGAtaacttttcaaatttaattagataattcttattcttaaaaaataaaaaatggggttaaaattgtaattcaacaaaattcaaaaaaaaaactacaagagaaactttttttcctaaaaattagcaaattatctatttttttctcaaaaactagcacacactaaactcagtaaataaatttaaattgaaaaattactttaaactcaaaataaataaaaaagtctcATCGCATGTGCAAAACGTGTGTAATAAGGCTAATTATCTGTACTATTATTTAAAGGGCTTCTCCTTTTTGGATTCctcaattttttgttcaaaaatagCTTTACACTCCTATGTTTAAATAGAGGCAAGACTAAAGGACAATCtagtaaaaatataactttaacTTCCACTAAAACgttgcctaaaaaatagaacCACTCTCCTGttgattttaaaaattgctTTATCCATTTATcaattagattaaaaaaaaacacagagcCTTTTCTTCAGTGAGAAACCTATCACTAcatttcttttctgttttcattTTGTAGTTTGAATATTGAAAATGGGTTTTACTGTTTGAGTGTTGTTgcttaaaagatgaaaatttagGAACCTAGAAGAGATCCCATGGGTCAAGCTAGAGTCGACTTTGTGGTTGAGTCCACTACTGTTTTTACCAAAAGGAAATGGTCGCTGCCCATTTGAAggtttgccttttcttttttatttagttgTAAGAAACTAtgttatacataaaaaaatgtgtttgtgttttaatATCATATGGAGTTGTAAAAATTTGGgcttttcttagttttttaataaaattcaattggGTTTGTTTTCgaattctttttgtaattttgtgatattaATTGGCAGCACAAGAACAATAGTAcaccttcctttttctttttcttttcttttccttaaaaattgaaTTCTTCATAGTCATCCTTAGTCTCCAACAATGGAGATTCTGTTTTTAGGGGTTTCTCTTGTTTggatttctcaattttttgttgaaaaatagcCTTACACTCCTACGTTTAGGTAAAGACAAAACTAAATGACAAtctggtaaaaatacaactttaaCTTCCACTAAAAAgttgcctaaaaaatagaaccactcttttgttcatttttaaaattgcTATATCCACTTATCAATTagattattaaaagaaaatttaaaaatttaaaaaaaaaaaaaaaaaaaaaaaaaaaagcacagaGCCTTTTCTTCGATGAGAAATCCATCACTGcatttcttttctgttttcattttgtagtttgaaaattgaaaatgggTTTTACCGTTTGAGTGTTGTTgcttaaaagatgaaaatttttcaagaaCCTAGAAGAGATCCCATGGGTCAGGTTGGAGCTGGCTTTGTGGTTGAGTCCACTACTGTTTTAACCAAAAGGAAAAGGTTGCTGCCCATTTGAAGgcttgccttttcttttttattcagtTGTAAGAAATTGTGTTATACatcaaaaaatgtgtttgtatTTTAATATCATATGGGGTTGTAAAAATCTGGGCTTTTCTTAGTTTCTTAGTTGTAAATATCATATGGCCcaatttttatatcattatATTCATTGGATTTggtattttacattttttgtttgaatgGATGGGAATTCGTGGAACAAATTGTTTCGTCAACATGGTTTTTAgttgggtgatttttttttctagcacTGATTGAAGACATATTGTAGTTTGGTTAatattttgtaattcattttcattattcctatttttttttcatgactttTGTTTACTCTAACTATAATCTATCGAATAATAGATTTGGGTTTAAACATTTGGAAGTTTTGCTGcgagtgaaataattttttggtataaatatCATCACACCCCTTGATATTTTATGATTTGAAAATGTCTTCAAATTATGATGAATGAACactattaatttttatgcaaaaaatagaaaagacaaACGCGTGCTCAGAagctaattattattattattaatttgattgaGTAGTGttctatttcaaattttcaattctacttctaataatttataaaagtttAATAATAATGGTGGACAATAATTTCAcgtgcacttttttttttatacccaTTTCACGTGCACTTCAAAAACTCTCACACCATATAGAGTACTTTAATAGGAAAATGTTTGAAGTTATAGGTAGTGGAGTAAATAAACTCAATTGTTTATAAATAGTTTATAATTCAGGTGATGCTACTTATTCAAtaacttttacaatttttttcgcaACAGATAGATTGGCAACGGCAAGTATATATTGGTTCACACTCATGAATGACCAcatttttacctattaataatAACTTGTTAATTCaacattttgtgaattttttttttactctaaacTTATGGTAataattttggtttggtttggtttgataaaaaaaattgtttatattcatttatttaacaaataagtgtttctcaaaaaataaaaataataaaaacaaataagttaaGCTCAATCCTAATTTAAGCTTGACTATCAAAGAACGCAAGTGTTTTTGCTAACTATTAAACAAATTAAGTTCTAACATAATAATGTGCTCATAAGTACGAAGCTCAATTAATGTATATGTTTATACgtacaaatatttaaaatataattatttaacaaTACGAGATTGGGAATCTgatttttataagtttataaaaagcattctatcttattaattcaattaataaaacttcaattataatttagttattaattacTGTATTAGCATAGTGAGGGGAGTGAAAACAATCACCACTCAGGCTTTAGGCCCAAGAAGTAATTGGGCCATAGGGAAAGAATTGGGCCAAGCCTATGTATTGAAGGAAATGCTCAATGGGTAATAAACCATGAAAGGAAGAAAGTTGGGTCATCCTAAGTACCACAGAAAAGATGAGTGACATAGGAAATCAGTTCCCGTGGAAATGGTAAGGTGCCAACTTACCCGAGGTATGGTGTACCATAAGCCATGTGTGATTTTTAGGAGATTCCTAGAACCACGGGAAACTTCCGGAACATACAAAAAGGTTGAAGATCTTTGCCTCTGCATTAATGATGGAGTTCTTACCTAACCTCCGCTACATAAAATACAAGTAAGACAGCTTGAACAATACAAACGACCCCCAAAAGTCAAAGTTCCAAGATAAGGGTGGGGAGGAATCCGataaagttaaagaaaatatcCCTGAGGCTCTGTCAGGCAACAGGACAACTGTGGTGATAAGAGTAAGGATTGAAGTTATAAAAGGAAGAGGAGAGGCAAAAGGTGGGGATCtaaaaaacaaagaggaaaaaaggagcataaagaagaaaaatcatccaaaGAAAGAGGGAGTAAAGATAACATTGTAGGAACGTGAGAGTTATCTATTGTAATATTTGAGTTGAGAAAAATCAATTGCTTGAGTTTCCCATTATGGAGTGTTTTCCCTTGTTATTTTCTTATATGTATGTTGTTTGAATAGTTTGAGTGAGAATTCTTGAAGAACTCCATGGGGACCAGTTTTTACGTccccacaattggcgccgtttgtgagAAATACTCTACTAAGCAGAAGACTTAAGAATTGATTTGTTTTAGACTATGGTGAACCAATCACAGAGTGGTCCTGCTCATTTGGAGTGACCTAGCTTTTTATAAAAATCTATTCATGTGGATCGACGTGTGAGATCTGAAGTTCATAAAGAGAATCAATGGCAACCTAGCCCACCTCTGCAAGTAGAAGGGATTGCTACCATATAGAAGGCCCGTCCTACTATGATAGGGGTGGGGAGGTGGAAAGGTTGAGAGAGCAGGTGGCGTTGCTGCAGAGAAACACCGAGAAGGATAAAGAGTTGCTTCGCCGTAAAGACAGAGCTTCATCATTAGAGAGGACCAAGCCCGACACCCAATCACTTTTGAGCAGATGAATGTGTATTAGACAATAGGAATATGAAACGTGATAGGAGATCACCTCCTCCCCATGGAGAGCGAGAGTAGTCTTCACATAGGGAAAAGACAATCTCTCCACCTCATAACAAGAATAGAAGGGAAGAGCAAGATAGGGAGCAGTATAAAGGACCAATTCCTCAGTGCTCGTTAGCCCCTCAATCTTGAGTCCCCCTGGTGCCAAAGGTTTCCAGTGGTGATGCCATGGGTAAGGCACTGCATCAAATATCTTAATCCCCCTTCTTCGAAGAGATTGAGAAACTGACTTACTACGAAGATTCACAAAGCCAACTTTCACTATTTATGATGGCAAAATGGATCCCATGGAACATGTCAATCATTATAACCAAAGCATAGACATATATTCTAAAAACGAGGCTCTGATGTGTAAAATTTTTCCTTCGAGCATGGGGCCAATAGCTATAAGATGGTTCGATGGGTTGGAATCCGAGGATATGATGAGCTAATCAAAGCGTTCGAAGCGAGATTTGTGCATGCAGTAGGACCCCGAAGCCTTTCGCCTCACTCCTCTTATCGGCTTTGAAGGAAGGCGAAACCCTCAAAGCTTATTCAGATCGTTACTAGGAATTATACAATGAGATCAGGGGAGATAACATGGGAATTGTTGCAAGTACCTTCAAGGTAGGGCTCCCCATCGATTCCAACTTGAGGGCTTCGTTGGCTTTGAAGCCAATCACGGATATGAATAAATTAATAGAGCAAGTGGAGGCATATAAGAGGTTAGAGGACAACCAGTTGCAAGATAAAGCTAAAGTAAAAGCACCCATAGTAGAGAAAGTTAAGGCAAATCAAGCTCCCCAACCTCAAAGGGAATTTTTCTCTCAGGCTCAGAAGATGAGGCCCAAAATGGTTAGTTCATTATACAAAGAGCCTGTATACCAGattgtggaaaaaaataaagaatgagccatACTTCCACTAGTCGAACAAGATAAGTGGGGAAGTAATGAGAAGAAACCAGAGCCTTTATTGTTCATATCATTGGGATCGGGGGCATACAACTGAGGATTGCCGAACCCTAGAGGACCACTTGCACCAGCTGGAAAAAGGCAGGTTATTTTGGAGAACTCTTAGTATGGGAAGATTCTAGTTCACAAGACCTGAAAGGGGCAACCACTTCAAGAACTTCGATGTGTTTGCATGTAATCCATATGAAGCACCCGGGGGTAGatccaaattttatttgtcatcGGCTAAATTCTGACCCCCTGTGTCCATCGAAGAAGCAGAAACCTTGCGGGTCCTCGGATGTACACGCTGGGGCAGTAAAGGAAGAGGTAGATAGACTCAAAGAAGCTGGGGTAATTAAGGAGGTCTTTTATCTCAAGTGGCTAGCTAACACAATaatggtgaagaagaagaatggaaagtGGCGAGTATGTGTGGACTTCACGAATTTGAACAAAGCGTGTCTGAAAGATCATTTTCCCATGCCCAAGATTGATCAACTTGTTGATGCAACTTTTGGgcaccctaggatgagttttCTTGATGCGTTTCAGGGGTACCATCAAATAGCTTAGCCCCCGAAGACCAGGAGAAAACCTCTTTCATTACCCCTACTAGTAATTTTCATTACAAGGTCATGCCATTTGATTTAAAGAATGTGGGGTCTACTTATCAAAGAATGGTTACCAAGATGTTCAAGCAGCAATTGGGAAGGAATATGGAGGCTTATATAGATGGCACGGTGGTAAAGAGTAAAGTCGTGGAGGATCACCTTAAAGATCTCACAGAAACCTTCGAGACATTATGGAAGCACTGTCTAAAATTGAATGCTTCTAAGTGTGCCTTTGAGGTCAGCTCGGGAAAGTTTTTAGGTTATCTGGTGACTCACCGAGGTATAAAAGTTAATCCAGATCAAATTGTTGCTTTGCAAAGTTTGAAGTCTCCTAGGAACCCTAAAGAGGTCCAGCAACTTGCTGGGATGACTGCAGCTCTTAATCGATTCATTTCGCGGTCTACAAATAGATGTCGACCTTTCTTCCAACTGCTAAAGAAGTGGAAAAGCTTTCAGTGGATGAATGAATGCCAGCAAGCATTTGACGAACTGAAGTTGTATTTATCTC contains the following coding sequences:
- the LOC115959824 gene encoding mitogen-activated protein kinase kinase kinase 1-like: MHHLPRFFGHSSKQSKGMDRRKNSRKPKLERRNAVKHIEYDAASSSSSLEESSLFSSSLHTRSLDLSDRTSFRIEGIDGEFDVICKRLGLSGPEDFAIPAAAWEARKIRSSSDLLPRSRLQGLDSPKIEEVKDTAVRTESEAEAIAELICERIVDAVRIVDETELTRSDPAESSGCCVTGGCGGGGIKGTRPPVLKPPPGMRLPAIDMACSTWDLLKDFAGDGGPVMVHGGLLSSSSDEEVKEEEEEEEEEDKGGEEKEVEAAAAAATVKRELLSESSCSFTTNDDDSSSTTTDPTSSISPNGRFRRSIAYWQKGELLGRGSFGSVYEGISDDGFFFAVKEVSLLDQGSQGKQSVYYLEQEISLLSQFEHENIVQYYGTDKDESKLYIFLELVTKGSLQMLYRRYHLRDSQVSAYTRQILHGLKYLHDRKVVHRDIKCANILVDASGSVKLADFGLAKATKLNDVKSCQGTAFWMAPEVVNRKNQGYGLPADIWSLGCTVLEMLTRQIPYAELECFAALFKIGKGEAPPVPKSLSKDAQDFILQCLKVNPDHRPTAVQLLDHPFVKRPLSTSSGSASPRSLGRRG